Genomic segment of Juglans microcarpa x Juglans regia isolate MS1-56 chromosome 7S, Jm3101_v1.0, whole genome shotgun sequence:
ACATTagctaaatatatatgtattaaaaagTTTCATAATTAACGAGACGTTCTTtccaataactatatatatttggatttcTTCTGATCATGGTACCGAACAAGGACGTTCGGTTAATTGATAGCTAGAAGATCTGCATAATACTTGGAAAGCCACCGTTTAACTATCTTGACCTCAGTGTTTCTTTGCATGACCAACCATTGCGGATCACTTGGCTTTGTCATCATTATGTCCAAGCAATGAGAACCTGCAGAAGTAATTGAGCGTTTATTACATATTAATCCaagtactaaaaaaaaatctcttggAAGATATACTTTCGGATCGACAGAGAGATCGATGTTCATGAGTACCATTAGCAGTAGAGATGGCAACCACACTTTCTGATATGTTCTCCAAAACCCTATAGATCATCATCGGAGATGGAAAATGAATAACTCTCGGTAGAGCAAATAGGCCGATAATCACATGAGTACCGGCCTACcgattaaagaaaatgaatcaccATAAAGTTGggttaatttcttttgtttaccCGCCACTACTATAAGGATCTTTGAGCCCATTGGAGAATATGATGTTGCTAGCAAATCTGTGGAGAATCCGTTTTAGATCCTACAGCAATTtaacgcatatatatatatatatatatatatatatatatatatatatcagaagcTAGCGCAatgagatattaatattatcagaaataattattttcaaatgttCCACgaagatataatataataattaagaacATACATGACCGCCATAATAAGTTGTCACCCAGTGAGGACGAGGAAGGACACCATACAAGCTCTTGCACTCATTGATGAAATGGTTGAGATTGAAAGGTGCGGATGGAAACATAGAGTCTTTGCCGCTCCCATGGCCAATGGGCATAACTATCTCACTACATGTCTGTGTACAGACACACACATCGTCATCATTTTGTTCTGCATGTGCTTATATCCCACATTATTGGAGATCAACGAGATTGATGAAAGTTAATAATCATGTTAAATGTATATAACTGTTAAATTAAGAAAGCTACCTGCCATCTCCACCCTTGATTCGTTTCATCAGTAGTATTCTTGAATTCATTCATGTCATAGCATGATCGGTGTCCCATATAAGCAACCACTCCTGCATATATTCGGCCGAGAGTATCGGTTCCTACAAATTCTCCATCAACGGCACTGCATAGAACCCTAAGTGGGTATCTTTGGGGTTCATTATACTGTGCTGCTTCAGTATATATTGAATCCAAATAGTCCTTCAGCTCAAAAGATGTATTTAATTGACTGAAAATACAGTACCCAGATCGAAGTTTTAGGTTTAACGTCAGAGTTCAAAAGTATATATGCAAATGTACAGTACGTCCGTCCATGACAATCAAGATCAATTAAAATGCATGTGCTAAACCACTAAATAATTACCTGCAAGTATTAAATCTCTTGCCGAGGGTTGAAAGGCCATGCGGTCTGGAAGCCACTTTATCAATTTTCGCCCACGACTTCCTTATAGTTCTGTAGCAACTTTCACTAGTTTCCTGCAACACCCATctcatttgatcatatatacatagataatatttttctgGGTCTTgaatttagtttaaaattagatacgAGAAATTGAAGAGTTGGGGTTTGTGTAATATATTACTTTAAAATCCTTGGTTACTATGGAGTAGTAACCAAAGCGTGGTGAAATGCCGTCAAAGTAGAGGATCGGAGCTGAGGAAGCTAGAGATCCAAGGACAATATGAGGATACTTTAGCCGAAACCATGCTGCAAGCACTGCAAAgttacgtaaaaaaaaaaaaaaaaaaaaaaaaaaaaaaaaaaaaaaaatctcagacaaattaataataagatgaaaaaaaggccaggttttaattaattataattaatttattagtgccatttaatatatatatatatatataaattatggcCACTTACTTCCTCCGTAGGAACCTCCAACAACGATTATCGGAGAATTTTCTGCAGATAAATTTTTCTTCAAGTGCAAGAGCACATCTGCGTAATCTGCGATAGCCTGAGCCGAGTTGAAGTAACCAAGAGTGCTCGCATTTCTAAAAGCCTCTTCTCTCGATCCAAACGGTATGGATTTCCCATAGTACCTAtgctattatatatagaatataatattacatTAACATGCACTCGATCTGTCttaattttaagaatattttatgttcCAAACCATAAGAATATATGAAAATCATTATATGTTTATACTAATAAATGATatcatgaaataatattgaaacTTAATTAGGCCCGTGTTGATCCATTGGCGGGACTCATGCTTTTTACCTCTATGTATACCTGGAGTGCCTGAAACTGGAGGGCATTATCACTGAGGAAACCAATGGAGAAAAGATCAGAATCCAAGGGTCCTTCAGCGCCAAGAAAAGCAAATATTGGTGCGTTTGAATTCGGTCCGCCCCAATACTTAGAGTTGATCACATACTTTTGTTGAAAAGTAGAGTAGCAATCAGGCCTGTAGTTGAAGTGATCAAGGGTTTGGTTGTAATAAAACGTTTTGAAATCCTCGGGGTTTGATGAAAAAGATGAAGTACTACTACTAGTACTGGTTTGGGATTCGTATAATTGGGATGTTCTCCTTAGTGTTCCGAGCCTTGGAATGTTAAAGTGCGAGGCAGAAATATTGGCGGAAAATGAGAAAACTAGCAGgaagatcatgatgatcagaGAAAATAGATGCTGCATCATGAGTACTGATGAGCATCCGAGAGAGCAGTCGGCCATGGCCAAgtacaaacaatatatatatatataagatcaagctttaattctttaatttgaagttatatatatagaagttttataatgtttttaggAACATATTTATAGTACAAGATTTACGCCTGCTTTTGGGATTCAGGGTGATCTTTATATGATGACAATATTGTTGacctaattataattatttaggaaaaaaaaaaaaatctggctCCTTTTGTGGGTTTTCAGCTGAAAATATGGAGCAAGTACTACTACGTGTCAATGGCCGATATGCCCGGCCACTTAAATTtccatttttattcatattatatcGTGGTTGAGGAAATTAATTCAACTTATAAATTTGATATTGGCCGGCAAATCAGAATGGCTTATGTCTTATGAATTAGTTTCCATGTTGTAATCATAGAGAACTAATCATGgtctactaattaattaatttaccaGCTTGATCAGTACGTATTAATGTGTTAATATCCCATtggatatatattataattaagacAAATTAAGGTGATCATCGTCGTTAAAGCACTGATGATGATCTAGAGGTGTTTCTTGGAAACTTTGATTGATGatcatgaagaaaataaaaatttcacaacgTTGATGAGTACGTActaggaaattaattaattaagcacaCAATTACGTGAAGGGATCAAACTTAATTCTCAGAAATTGatcgtatatatataaatgataagaaTCATTCTGATATTGAGTTAGAAGCATCATTTGAAACTTTAGTTACTGATCCTTATAGTAATATATTTGGACATGATTTAGAGGGCACTCCAAGACTATCTGATGACTGATCCGTCGGTAGAAACCAACAAAATACTCAGAAGCACCAAGTGACTACCATCCCTAAAAGACTGATTGGTCGCCTGTTTTTCTGACAAGATTCTTCTGCCACTTGTACTGTTGACCTGTTTGTACtatttgcttttattatttgtacCGATTGCTTTGTTAAAGGCTCCTCCTTCGCCCATAAAAGGGGAAGCTCGCCTCAAGAGACGGACACTTCTTCTATTATGATCTACTTCTCCTCTCTCCCTTTCATACTTCCAGAATTCTGCCAGAAAATCCTTACACCTTTTGAGTTTGTTAGAAAACCTTTTTGTAAGTTATTTCAGTATGAATAAACGTTGTTTCTCTTACTAAGtactttcatttattttttcatttatcattattaCCAGTTATTTGGTCCTGCATTACTTTCATTTTCACTACCTCCAGTCATTTGGTCATTGCtttcaatatattattaattccaGTCATCTGGTCCTGCTTTCGTTTCCTTTGCTTATTTACTTGCACTTCACTCCTATTATCTGGTCCTTAGTTCACTCCAATCATCTGGTCCATTATCTATTTATCTATTCCCTTTTGTCACCTTATATCGTTACCAGTTTCCTTattgtggtatcagagccatttgGCTGCTGGTAGATTgattatctcttttattttgcttaTTGTGTTATCTCCAAATCTCTGCTTCGTGCTTACTCCTTCCTTTTTAATTCCTGTTTCTGTTGGCGCCACCCCGTCTGTAATTGACTTCCTAGAACTGTGTTTGTAAGGCTCATTTTGCTAGGAGAGTGTGTAGGGTTAGAGTGGGTACAAGGTTGGACCAAGGGTATAACAGAGATATGAGTGAAGATAGGGTTAGTAAGTattaggttttgttttggttgatttcATAATGAATAGAATGTTTAGATCTAATTTAACTATTAGTTTCAGGTCTAGTATACCACCTAACATCATTAATGAAGAAGATTTTTCTGTTGAAGAAACTGATTTTGTTGATTTGAATTGTTGGAgtatttcaaaaattgatgccaaatttatttaaaaaaccaCTTGGGTTTAGTCTGTTTTTAAGATTGAGTTCAATGTTAAAACTGTTGAATAAATCTATGATATTtcaaaaactcatgaaaaatGTTGCTTGTTTAATAGAAAATCGATTCAAGATTTTCTAGTAAAAGGTTCTGTTCAAGTTGCTGTTAAACCTCTGATGAGGAAATGCATCAATGCTTCAGTACTTCTTTGTTTATGAGATGCTAGattcaagaaatttgaaactAGTATCCTAGGCATGATTTAATCTTTCCTGTTTAGTGGTCCTGTCCACTTTAATTGTTTTCCTTATTTAACTCTTGTTTTGGATGATCCTAATATTTTGAAAgctttaactttaaatattttaacttctggTTATGAAATAGAAGAAGGTAGGAAACCTCTTGCCatagtttattgtatttattacaAGATTTTAAagactaatttaaattttaaagttattttgaaaacttcAGGGAATAAAACTCTGTTAATCCAGAGTTCTACTCCTGATGTGAACATTCAAgttccaaaaatgatttattggaaggATATTTCTCTTTTCAATGAATGTACTTTGGAATATGAAATTCCTCCTAC
This window contains:
- the LOC121240731 gene encoding lysosomal Pro-X carboxypeptidase, producing the protein MMQHLFSLIIMIFLLVFSFSANISASHFNIPRLGTLRRTSQLYESQTSTSSSTSSFSSNPEDFKTFYYNQTLDHFNYRPDCYSTFQQKYVINSKYWGGPNSNAPIFAFLGAEGPLDSDLFSIGFLSDNALQFQALQVYIEHRYYGKSIPFGSREEAFRNASTLGYFNSAQAIADYADVLLHLKKNLSAENSPIIVVGGSYGGMLAAWFRLKYPHIVLGSLASSAPILYFDGISPRFGYYSIVTKDFKETSESCYRTIRKSWAKIDKVASRPHGLSTLGKRFNTCSQLNTSFELKDYLDSIYTEAAQYNEPQRYPLRVLCSAVDGEFVGTDTLGRIYAGVVAYMGHRSCYDMNEFKNTTDETNQGWRWQTCSEIVMPIGHGSGKDSMFPSAPFNLNHFINECKSLYGVLPRPHWVTTYYGGHDLKRILHRFASNIIFSNGLKDPYSSGGVLENISESVVAISTANGSHCLDIMMTKPSDPQWLVMQRNTEVKIVKRWLSKYYADLLAIN